Genomic DNA from Thermoplasmata archaeon:
CAAGCAGAGAAGTGCCGAATGGTCTTACACCACCATACTGGGTGTAGGTTTGCTTGTAATCACAGATTCTCTTAACCAGCATCTCAACAGAGATTTTTTCGTTGTAGGTTACCTTATTAATCTGGGCAATTACCCTTGCGTAATCCACAAGCACTCTTGCATCAGCCACAAGCCCTGAGGTTGCACAACCAATGTGCTCATCTAACACATAAATCTTTTCAATAGAATGGGGGACTGCAAGCTTTGAAGAAACGCGCTTGTCTGCAAGCAAAACTGCCCCATCCTTGAATAGAATTCCCAGGGTTGTGGAACCGCGCTTCACCGCCTCTCTTGCATACTCTACCTGAAACAATCGTCCATCTGGCGAGAATACAGTTATCGCCCTATCATATGCCATCTGACCTGGTTGCATATCCATACTAACACCAAGGTATGCAGATATTTCACTCAAATATAAACTATTCGCTATCCTCTTTTAGGTGATGATTTTGACATTGTAGCCGAAAACTTCCTGGTAGTCCGTGAT
This window encodes:
- the psmA gene encoding archaeal proteasome endopeptidase complex subunit alpha, producing MQPGQMAYDRAITVFSPDGRLFQVEYAREAVKRGSTTLGILFKDGAVLLADKRVSSKLAVPHSIEKIYVLDEHIGCATSGLVADARVLVDYARVIAQINKVTYNEKISVEMLVKRICDYKQTYTQYGGVRPFGTSLLVAGVDEFGPQLFETDPSGSLTGYKAACIGANKEKVLEYFEENYKDDLSMDEAIVLGLKALREVSKDIPLSVEVGTVTKTKPFSRIPQEEVQKYLEKVK